In Phaeobacter porticola, one DNA window encodes the following:
- a CDS encoding diguanylate cyclase, translating into MNKVVPSQVMQAGGLPEPSHARLMDVLNKLDQGVMVWTEDGLCQVFNERLLTLLEVQNGDIYPGYSREAFFATAVRLGHVTEDSADQARLDFASDKERFSATRVMPSGRRLQIDTRRLSTGGFVSCYTDVTLIERTARDLTKARQAAEEAELTALKTLAAEKSWREEARLLSELDEWLHSCKSQEELFRIVSTFMARLFPQSQGELYIYSNSRDVLDGKCHWGGGDLHDHIFPDACWALRRGRQYLYSADKIVFTCTHVEEQSPNSSHEDYVCFPVVAHGNTVGLLHIKFAPESDPKRKIALHRLALRCGEHISLAVANVRLRDELHDQSTRDPLTGVYNRRYFLGELRNAVALADRRASQVGLLSFDADRFKTFNDTHGHDAGDMVLRAIGDTLKDLFCKDEVCCRMGGEEFAVFLPDTDKEQALHIGEALRCAMEDITLRYGSGNLPRVTVSIGVASFPEDGVLPQDLMLAADRALYAAKHAGRNCVMDSQDTDPTGGPFSDT; encoded by the coding sequence GTGAACAAAGTGGTCCCGAGCCAGGTGATGCAGGCAGGCGGCCTGCCGGAACCCTCGCATGCTCGGCTCATGGATGTGCTGAACAAGCTGGACCAGGGTGTCATGGTCTGGACAGAGGACGGGCTTTGCCAGGTCTTCAATGAACGTCTGCTCACGCTGCTGGAGGTTCAGAACGGTGACATCTATCCCGGTTACTCACGCGAGGCGTTTTTTGCCACCGCCGTGCGGCTCGGCCATGTCACCGAAGATAGTGCCGATCAGGCCAGATTGGATTTCGCCTCTGACAAGGAGCGGTTCTCGGCCACGCGTGTCATGCCATCCGGGCGGCGCTTGCAGATCGACACGCGGCGCCTGTCGACCGGCGGCTTTGTCTCTTGCTATACCGATGTCACCTTGATCGAGCGGACGGCGCGCGATTTGACCAAGGCCCGCCAAGCTGCCGAAGAGGCCGAGCTGACCGCGCTCAAAACACTCGCCGCAGAGAAATCCTGGCGAGAAGAGGCGCGCCTGCTGTCCGAACTGGATGAATGGCTGCACTCCTGCAAATCCCAGGAAGAGCTGTTTCGCATTGTCAGCACCTTTATGGCGCGACTGTTTCCACAGTCGCAGGGGGAGCTGTACATCTATTCAAACTCGCGCGATGTGCTGGATGGCAAATGCCATTGGGGTGGCGGCGACCTACATGATCATATATTTCCCGATGCCTGCTGGGCGCTGCGACGCGGACGGCAATATCTCTACTCGGCCGATAAGATCGTCTTCACCTGTACCCATGTTGAGGAACAGTCGCCCAACAGCAGCCACGAGGATTATGTCTGCTTCCCGGTGGTTGCCCATGGCAATACTGTTGGCCTTTTGCATATCAAATTCGCCCCGGAAAGCGACCCAAAACGCAAGATCGCCCTGCACCGGTTGGCTCTGCGCTGCGGCGAACATATCTCGCTCGCTGTGGCCAATGTGCGGCTGCGCGACGAATTGCATGACCAATCGACCCGTGATCCACTTACCGGGGTCTACAACCGGCGCTATTTCTTAGGTGAGCTGCGCAATGCGGTGGCGCTGGCCGACCGGCGCGCCAGCCAGGTGGGGTTGCTCAGCTTTGATGCGGATCGGTTCAAGACCTTTAACGACACGCACGGGCATGACGCCGGCGATATGGTGCTGCGCGCCATCGGTGACACATTGAAGGATCTGTTCTGCAAGGACGAGGTCTGCTGCCGCATGGGCGGTGAGGAATTTGCCGTATTCCTGCCCGACACCGACAAGGAACAGGCGCTTCATATCGGCGAGGCCCTGCGCTGCGCGATGGAGGACATTACCCTGCGTTACGGCTCGGGCAACCTGCCACGGGTCACCGTCTCGATCGGGGTTGCCAGCTTTCCAGAAGATGGGGTGCTGCCGCAGGATCTGATGCTTGCAGCCGACCGGGCGCTGTATGCGGCGAAACATGCCGGACGCAACTGTGTGATGGACAGCCAGGACACCGATCCCACTGGCGGACCATTTTCCGACACCTGA
- a CDS encoding NAD+ synthase, whose amino-acid sequence MADRFRVTLAQLNPTVGDLSGNANKAREAWGAGREAGADLVALPEMFITGYNTQDLVQKPIFHQSAIAEVERLAADCADGPALAIGSPWVADGKLFNAYLILKGGKITTQVLKHHLPNATVFDEVRIFDAGPLGGPYAVGNTRIGSPICEDGWFEDVAETLAETGAEFLLIPNGSPYYRNKMDVRFNHMVARSVETDLPVIYLNMVGGQDDQVFDGGSFVLNPGGALAVQMPVFDEAIQHLDLERTAQGWRAVEGAKASLPDEWEQDYHVMTLALRDYMRKTGFKKVLLGLSGGVDSAIVAAIAVDALGAENVRCVMLPSEYTSQESLDDAEAVAKALGVHYDYVPIAEGRAAITNTLAPLFAGLDEGLTEENIQSRLRGLLLMAMSNKFGEMLLTTGNKSEVAVGYATIYGDMAGGYNPIKDLYKTRVFETCRWRNANHRDWMMGPEGEVIRPNVIDKPPSAELRDDQKDSDSLPDYPELDALLEILVDQEGSIADCIAAGFSRENAKRVEHLIYISEYKRFQSAPGARLTPRAFWLDRRYPIVNRWRDPG is encoded by the coding sequence ATGGCTGATCGTTTCCGCGTAACACTGGCGCAGTTGAACCCCACTGTCGGGGATCTGTCAGGCAATGCAAACAAGGCCCGCGAGGCCTGGGGGGCAGGTCGTGAGGCAGGGGCCGATCTGGTCGCTTTGCCAGAAATGTTCATCACCGGCTACAATACTCAGGATCTGGTGCAAAAGCCGATTTTCCATCAATCCGCTATTGCCGAAGTTGAGCGGTTGGCCGCCGATTGCGCCGATGGTCCGGCACTGGCCATTGGCAGCCCCTGGGTCGCAGATGGCAAATTGTTCAACGCCTATCTGATCCTGAAGGGCGGTAAGATCACCACGCAGGTGCTGAAGCACCATTTGCCCAATGCCACCGTGTTTGATGAGGTGCGAATCTTTGATGCCGGCCCCCTGGGCGGGCCATATGCGGTTGGCAACACCCGGATCGGTAGCCCCATCTGCGAGGATGGCTGGTTTGAGGACGTTGCTGAAACACTGGCGGAAACCGGGGCAGAGTTTCTGCTGATCCCCAATGGATCACCTTACTACCGCAACAAGATGGATGTGCGGTTCAATCACATGGTGGCGCGTTCGGTTGAGACGGATCTGCCGGTGATCTACCTCAATATGGTGGGCGGTCAGGATGATCAGGTCTTTGATGGTGGTTCGTTTGTGCTGAACCCGGGTGGTGCGCTGGCGGTTCAAATGCCGGTCTTTGACGAGGCGATACAGCACCTTGATCTGGAACGCACCGCACAGGGCTGGCGCGCGGTGGAGGGTGCCAAGGCTTCGCTGCCGGATGAATGGGAGCAGGACTACCACGTCATGACGCTGGCTCTGCGGGATTACATGCGCAAGACCGGCTTCAAGAAGGTGCTACTGGGTCTCTCAGGCGGGGTTGATTCCGCCATTGTCGCCGCCATCGCGGTGGATGCGCTGGGGGCAGAGAATGTGCGCTGCGTAATGCTGCCGTCCGAATATACCTCGCAAGAGTCCCTAGACGATGCCGAAGCCGTGGCCAAGGCGCTGGGTGTGCATTACGATTATGTTCCGATTGCCGAGGGGCGCGCTGCAATCACCAACACGTTGGCGCCGCTGTTTGCAGGTCTGGACGAGGGGCTGACCGAGGAAAACATCCAGTCTCGCCTGCGGGGGCTCCTGCTGATGGCAATGTCCAACAAATTTGGCGAGATGCTGCTGACCACCGGCAATAAATCCGAGGTCGCGGTCGGCTATGCGACGATCTATGGCGATATGGCGGGCGGCTACAACCCAATCAAGGATCTCTACAAAACCCGCGTGTTTGAGACCTGTCGCTGGCGCAACGCCAATCACCGCGACTGGATGATGGGACCGGAGGGCGAGGTGATCCGCCCCAATGTGATCGACAAGCCGCCCAGTGCCGAGCTACGCGATGATCAAAAGGACAGTGACAGCCTGCCGGATTATCCGGAACTGGATGCGCTGCTGGAGATTCTGGTCGATCAGGAGGGGTCTATTGCTGATTGCATCGCGGCAGGGTTCTCGCGGGAGAATGCCAAACGTGTAGAGCACTTGATTTATATCAGCGAATACAAACGCTTCCAGTCGGCCCCCGGCGCTCGGCTGACGCCACGGGCGTTCTGGCTGGACCGGCGCTATCCCATTGTGAACCGCTGGCGCGATCCTGGCTGA
- a CDS encoding 2-isopropylmalate synthase: protein MTRFTTAALLTSALALGVAGIGSPVLAQDGKVLTTQDEIGGIYEGTFRGGLQHGTGTYKLPNGYEYTGDWVDGEVRGRGVARFPNGSIYEGEFVKGKPEGAGKITFADGGTYDGEWSDGIISGQGVAVYANGARYEGGFRDAKHHGKGVMRNPGGYEYDGDWVDGRKEGAGKITYPDGATYEGEIRNGQLDGIGKLIMPDGLVYEGDWAANQMDGTGVLTQPNGDIYEGPLAAGRRQGEGKQIHANGDVYIGNFEDDLRHGEGTFTKTDGYVYTGEWLAGQIEGKGRVTYPDGSVYEGQFRDDLADGVGKITYPDGSTYEGDWVAGVIEGSGTTSYPNGLVYTGEFKNAKNHGQGIMTYPDGYRYEGGWKDGQRDGDAVVTYPDGSVYTGSFANSQRHGTGKIVMTDGFSYEGDWTEGKISGTGVATYANGDIYEGSFLNSKRQGPGVMRYASGQEAEGTWENGALKNTGAAAPDSTDGAAADTPSAEGDTDGNASN, encoded by the coding sequence ATGACCCGTTTCACGACCGCCGCTCTTTTGACCTCTGCCCTGGCGCTTGGCGTTGCCGGGATTGGCAGTCCGGTCCTGGCCCAGGATGGCAAAGTCCTGACCACGCAGGACGAAATCGGCGGCATCTACGAGGGCACTTTTCGCGGCGGGCTGCAACATGGCACTGGCACCTACAAGCTGCCGAACGGCTATGAATACACTGGCGACTGGGTTGATGGTGAGGTGCGCGGCCGCGGCGTGGCGCGGTTCCCCAACGGATCTATCTATGAGGGCGAGTTCGTCAAAGGCAAACCCGAAGGCGCAGGCAAGATCACCTTTGCCGATGGCGGCACCTACGATGGTGAATGGTCCGACGGGATCATCAGCGGTCAAGGCGTCGCGGTCTATGCAAACGGCGCGCGCTACGAGGGTGGGTTTCGCGATGCCAAGCACCACGGCAAGGGCGTCATGCGAAATCCAGGCGGTTACGAGTACGACGGCGACTGGGTTGATGGCCGCAAGGAAGGCGCGGGCAAGATCACCTATCCCGACGGCGCCACCTATGAGGGCGAGATCCGCAATGGGCAGCTCGACGGCATCGGAAAGCTGATCATGCCCGACGGGCTGGTCTACGAGGGCGACTGGGCCGCGAACCAGATGGATGGTACCGGCGTGCTGACCCAGCCAAATGGCGACATCTACGAGGGCCCGCTGGCAGCCGGCCGCCGTCAGGGCGAAGGCAAACAGATCCATGCCAATGGCGATGTTTACATCGGCAATTTCGAGGATGACTTGCGCCACGGCGAAGGCACCTTCACCAAGACCGATGGCTACGTCTACACCGGCGAATGGCTGGCAGGTCAGATCGAGGGCAAAGGCCGCGTTACCTACCCCGACGGTTCGGTCTACGAGGGGCAGTTCCGCGATGATCTCGCGGATGGGGTCGGGAAAATCACCTATCCCGATGGCTCCACCTACGAAGGCGACTGGGTGGCCGGCGTGATCGAAGGCAGCGGCACAACCAGCTACCCCAATGGGCTGGTCTATACCGGTGAGTTCAAGAACGCCAAAAACCACGGTCAGGGCATCATGACCTATCCGGACGGCTATCGCTACGAAGGCGGCTGGAAAGACGGTCAGCGTGATGGTGATGCGGTTGTGACCTATCCCGATGGTTCGGTCTACACGGGCAGTTTTGCCAATAGCCAGCGTCATGGCACTGGAAAAATTGTGATGACAGATGGCTTCAGTTATGAGGGCGACTGGACCGAGGGCAAAATCAGCGGCACCGGTGTTGCCACCTATGCAAATGGCGATATCTACGAGGGCAGCTTCCTCAATTCCAAACGTCAGGGCCCCGGCGTGATGCGCTATGCCAGCGGACAAGAGGCCGAAGGCACCTGGGAAAACGGCGCGCTGAAAAACACCGGCGCCGCGGCACCAGACAGCACCGATGGCGCTGCGGCTGACACACCGTCCGCCGAGGGCGATACTGACGGCAACGCCAGCAACTGA
- a CDS encoding 2-isopropylmalate synthase, whose product MTTAPDKDRVWIFDTTLRDGEQSPGATMTHDEKLEIAELLDDMGVDIIEAGFPIASEGDFKAVSEIAERSRNSVICGLARANFKDIDRCAEAVKNAAQPRIHTFIGTSELHRAIPNLTKDEMAEKIHETVTHARNLVDNVQWSPMDATRTEWDYLCRVIEIAIKAGASTINIPDTVGYTAPMESADLIKRLIETVPGADDVIFATHCHNDLGMATANSLAAVAGGARQIECTINGLGERAGNTALEEVVMALKVRNDIMPWKTGIDTRKIMHISRRVATVSGFNVQFNKAIVGKNAFAHESGIHQDGMLKNKETFEIMRPEDVGLSGTSLPLGKHSGRAALRDKLGQLGFEVGDNQLKDLFVRFKELADRKKEVFDDDIIALMRSGEDAENDFLQIVSMKVVCGTGGPAEATVEMEIDGTDNSATMSGDGPVDAAFCAIRALYPTEAHLQLYQVHAVTEGTDAQATVSVRLEEDGIIATGESSNTDTVVASAKAYVNALNRLIVRRGKFGEGADAREISYKDIT is encoded by the coding sequence ATGACAACTGCACCTGACAAAGATCGCGTCTGGATCTTCGACACCACTTTGCGTGACGGCGAGCAGAGCCCCGGCGCAACCATGACCCATGACGAAAAGCTCGAGATTGCCGAGCTGCTGGACGATATGGGCGTCGATATCATCGAAGCCGGGTTTCCGATTGCCTCCGAGGGCGATTTCAAAGCGGTCAGCGAAATCGCCGAACGGTCCCGCAACTCGGTCATCTGTGGCCTCGCTCGGGCCAATTTCAAAGATATCGACCGCTGCGCCGAAGCGGTGAAGAACGCCGCCCAGCCGCGAATCCATACCTTTATAGGCACCTCAGAATTGCACCGCGCCATCCCCAACCTCACCAAGGATGAGATGGCCGAGAAGATCCACGAGACGGTCACACATGCCCGCAATCTGGTCGACAACGTGCAGTGGTCGCCAATGGATGCCACACGTACCGAATGGGATTACCTCTGCCGGGTGATCGAGATCGCCATCAAGGCAGGTGCCAGCACCATCAATATCCCCGACACCGTCGGCTATACCGCCCCGATGGAGAGCGCGGATTTGATCAAGCGCCTGATCGAAACCGTACCCGGCGCCGATGATGTGATCTTTGCCACCCATTGTCACAATGACCTTGGCATGGCGACGGCGAACTCTCTGGCGGCGGTTGCAGGTGGCGCGCGGCAGATTGAATGCACCATAAACGGGCTCGGCGAACGCGCAGGCAACACCGCGTTGGAAGAGGTCGTCATGGCGCTGAAAGTGCGCAATGACATCATGCCTTGGAAAACGGGCATCGACACCCGGAAAATCATGCATATCTCGCGACGGGTCGCGACGGTCTCGGGCTTCAATGTGCAGTTCAATAAGGCCATCGTCGGCAAGAACGCTTTTGCCCATGAAAGCGGCATCCATCAGGATGGCATGCTGAAGAATAAAGAAACCTTTGAGATCATGCGCCCAGAGGACGTCGGTCTCTCTGGCACCTCCCTGCCCCTTGGCAAGCATTCCGGCCGCGCGGCCTTGCGTGACAAGCTGGGTCAGCTTGGGTTTGAGGTCGGTGACAACCAGCTGAAGGACCTGTTTGTCCGCTTCAAGGAGCTGGCTGATCGCAAGAAAGAAGTGTTCGATGACGACATCATCGCGCTGATGCGGTCGGGCGAGGACGCGGAAAACGATTTCCTGCAAATCGTCTCGATGAAAGTCGTTTGCGGCACCGGCGGCCCGGCAGAGGCCACGGTTGAAATGGAAATTGACGGCACCGACAATAGCGCAACCATGTCTGGTGATGGTCCTGTGGATGCCGCGTTCTGCGCCATCCGCGCGCTCTACCCAACCGAGGCGCATTTGCAGCTCTATCAGGTGCATGCCGTGACCGAGGGCACTGACGCGCAAGCGACTGTCTCTGTGCGTTTGGAAGAGGACGGGATTATCGCAACCGGTGAATCCTCCAACACCGATACGGTTGTTGCCTCGGCCAAGGCTTATGTGAACGCGTTGAACCGCCTGATCGTGCGGCGCGGTAAATTCGGCGAAGGTGCCGATGCGCGCGAGATTTCCTACAAGGATATCACCTGA
- a CDS encoding 23S rRNA (adenine(2030)-N(6))-methyltransferase RlmJ, with product MLSYQHIYHAGNLADVQKHALLARMLEYLTRKDKPLSYIETHAGRGLYQLDAAEAVKTGEAKAGISRLLGKSLLSEDHPLATAIAKTREANGDMAYPGSPLVAAHLLRGTDALHFAELHPQENAALRQALRPHGLGRGVNVHQQDGFELAQSLLPPTPRRGLMLIDPSYEVKRDYAQIPGHIAKMHRKWNVGVIALWYPILTDGPHKTMLSALEAQDLPGALRHEVRFPPAREGHRMVGSGMFIVNAPYGTEEEAARLTRLFAKLG from the coding sequence ATGCTGTCCTATCAACACATCTATCACGCTGGCAATCTGGCCGATGTCCAGAAACACGCGCTTCTTGCGCGGATGCTGGAATACCTGACCCGCAAAGATAAGCCGCTCAGCTATATCGAGACCCACGCCGGACGCGGGCTCTATCAGCTGGACGCCGCAGAGGCGGTGAAAACCGGTGAGGCCAAGGCCGGAATCAGCCGCCTGTTGGGCAAGTCGCTGCTGTCCGAGGATCATCCGCTGGCCACGGCGATTGCCAAAACACGTGAGGCCAATGGCGATATGGCTTATCCAGGCTCTCCGCTGGTGGCGGCGCATTTGCTGCGTGGCACTGATGCCTTGCATTTTGCCGAACTGCACCCGCAGGAAAACGCCGCCCTGCGTCAGGCGCTGCGGCCGCATGGGCTGGGTCGGGGCGTAAATGTGCATCAGCAGGATGGGTTTGAGTTGGCGCAGTCATTGCTGCCACCGACCCCGCGTCGTGGCCTGATGCTGATTGACCCCAGCTATGAGGTGAAGCGCGACTATGCGCAGATTCCCGGTCATATTGCCAAGATGCACCGCAAGTGGAATGTCGGTGTGATTGCGCTGTGGTACCCGATTCTGACCGATGGCCCGCACAAAACCATGCTCTCGGCGCTGGAGGCGCAAGATCTGCCCGGCGCGCTGCGCCATGAGGTTCGCTTTCCGCCCGCACGCGAGGGGCACCGGATGGTCGGCTCAGGTATGTTTATCGTGAATGCGCCCTATGGCACCGAAGAAGAGGCCGCGCGGCTGACCAGGCTGTTTGCAAAGTTGGGCTAA
- a CDS encoding rod shape-determining protein, whose product MSIFGNLGGLFSSDMAIDLGTANTLVYVKGRGVILSEPSVVAYHVKDGVKKVLAVGEDAKLMLGRTPGSIEAIRPMREGVIADFDTAEEMIKHFIRKVHKRSTFSKPKIIVCVPHGATPVEKRAIRQSVLSAGARRAGLIAEPIAAAIGAGMPITDPTGNMVVDIGGGTTEVAVLSLGDIVYARSVRVGGDRMDEAIINYLRRQQNLLVGEATAERIKTSIGTARMPDDGRGQSMQIRGRDLLNGVPKEIEVSQAQIAEALAEPVQQICEAVMTALETTPPDLAADIVDRGVMLTGGGALLGDLDLALREQTGLAVSIADESLNCVALGTGKALEYEKQLAHAIDYDS is encoded by the coding sequence ATGTCAATCTTCGGAAATCTTGGCGGGTTGTTCTCGTCTGATATGGCAATCGACCTCGGCACGGCGAACACGCTGGTGTATGTCAAGGGTCGTGGTGTCATCCTCTCGGAACCGTCGGTTGTCGCCTATCACGTCAAGGATGGTGTGAAAAAAGTTCTGGCCGTTGGCGAAGATGCCAAGCTGATGCTGGGTCGGACCCCCGGCTCCATCGAAGCCATCCGACCGATGCGCGAAGGTGTTATTGCCGACTTTGATACCGCCGAAGAAATGATCAAGCATTTCATCCGCAAGGTTCACAAACGCTCCACCTTCTCAAAACCCAAGATCATCGTCTGTGTACCGCATGGGGCCACCCCAGTTGAAAAACGCGCGATCCGTCAGTCGGTTCTATCCGCAGGGGCGCGCCGCGCCGGCCTTATTGCCGAGCCGATTGCCGCCGCCATCGGGGCTGGCATGCCGATCACCGACCCCACCGGCAACATGGTTGTCGACATCGGCGGCGGCACGACTGAGGTTGCGGTTCTGTCGCTGGGCGATATCGTCTACGCGCGCTCGGTCCGCGTTGGTGGCGACCGGATGGACGAAGCGATCATCAACTACCTGCGCCGTCAGCAGAACCTCCTGGTGGGTGAAGCCACGGCAGAACGTATCAAGACCTCTATCGGCACCGCCCGGATGCCTGACGACGGCCGTGGCCAGTCGATGCAGATCCGTGGCCGTGACCTTTTGAATGGTGTTCCCAAGGAAATCGAAGTGAGCCAGGCGCAGATCGCAGAGGCGCTCGCCGAGCCGGTGCAGCAGATCTGTGAAGCCGTGATGACCGCGCTGGAAACAACGCCCCCGGATCTGGCCGCCGACATCGTGGATCGTGGCGTCATGCTGACAGGTGGCGGTGCGCTGCTTGGGGATCTGGATTTGGCGCTGCGCGAACAGACCGGACTGGCTGTCTCTATCGCTGATGAGAGCCTGAACTGTGTGGCGCTTGGCACCGGCAAGGCCCTAGAATACGAAAAGCAGCTGGCACACGCCATCGACTACGACAGCTGA
- the mreC gene encoding rod shape-determining protein MreC yields the protein MAKDRSQRDDYAAPLRRLLTGVVCLCLLAIFLIWRIDSPRVERFRAQVIDAVVPSMGWAMVPVEGAINLVRDFQSYQRLADQNRELRSELRQMSAWKEAALQLEQENARLLDLNNVRLDPRLTYVTGVVMADSGSPFRQSVILNVGARDGVRDGWAAMDGIGLVGRISGTGQDTSRVILLTDAASAVPALIQPSGQSTLIAGDNSPAPVIDFLENPDLVRPGDRVVTSGDGNVFPAGLLIGQVTQDRFGRLRVRLSADYERLEFLRVLRHHGSEVIKDPGGLVVPAPGVTIPQPRPEGLGENAAAETDDG from the coding sequence TTGGCCAAAGATCGGTCCCAGCGTGATGATTACGCCGCCCCGCTGCGCCGCCTGCTGACCGGGGTGGTCTGCCTGTGCTTGCTGGCCATCTTTCTGATCTGGCGTATCGACAGCCCGCGCGTCGAACGGTTTCGCGCCCAGGTTATTGACGCGGTGGTCCCCAGCATGGGCTGGGCCATGGTCCCTGTCGAAGGTGCAATCAACCTGGTTCGCGATTTCCAGAGCTATCAGCGTCTTGCCGATCAGAACCGCGAACTCCGGTCCGAACTGCGCCAGATGAGCGCCTGGAAAGAAGCTGCGTTGCAGCTGGAGCAGGAAAACGCCCGACTGCTGGATCTGAACAATGTGCGGCTAGACCCCCGTCTTACCTATGTGACCGGTGTGGTGATGGCAGACAGCGGATCACCGTTTCGTCAATCAGTCATCCTGAACGTTGGCGCCCGCGACGGGGTCCGGGATGGCTGGGCCGCGATGGATGGCATTGGCCTTGTCGGGCGTATTTCCGGCACAGGTCAGGATACCTCGCGGGTGATCCTGCTGACCGATGCCGCAAGCGCCGTGCCGGCTCTGATCCAACCCTCAGGCCAAAGCACGTTGATTGCAGGTGACAACAGCCCGGCGCCGGTGATCGACTTCCTTGAAAACCCGGATCTGGTGCGCCCGGGCGACCGGGTAGTGACCTCAGGCGATGGCAATGTGTTTCCCGCAGGTCTGCTGATCGGGCAAGTCACACAAGACCGCTTTGGCCGCCTACGGGTGCGCCTGTCGGCGGACTACGAGCGGCTGGAATTCTTGCGTGTACTGCGCCACCACGGTTCAGAGGTGATCAAAGATCCGGGTGGTCTGGTGGTCCCTGCTCCTGGAGTCACTATTCCGCAGCCCCGTCCAGAAGGGCTGGGAGAGAATGCCGCGGCGGAGACTGACGATGGCTGA
- the mreD gene encoding rod shape-determining protein MreD, which produces MADISPARIWVMRAAFPGLALVIMFFHLLPLDTLPPRWAPPDLLLALVMAWAVRRPDYVPTLSIALTFLMADLLFQRPPGLMAFLVVLACSFLKSQVQPHRETAFVGEWITVAVAVTAVTLLNRLILAVLGVVQPSLGLILIQMVATLLIYPLVAVTSQSLLGVRKLSPAEAEALGSR; this is translated from the coding sequence ATGGCTGATATCTCCCCGGCGCGGATCTGGGTTATGCGGGCAGCCTTTCCCGGTCTTGCCTTGGTGATCATGTTTTTCCACCTGCTGCCGCTCGACACGTTGCCGCCCCGCTGGGCACCGCCGGACCTGCTGTTGGCGCTGGTGATGGCCTGGGCCGTACGACGCCCCGACTACGTGCCAACCCTGTCCATCGCGTTGACCTTCTTGATGGCCGACCTGCTGTTTCAACGCCCTCCGGGGCTGATGGCATTCTTGGTGGTGCTGGCCTGTAGCTTTCTCAAATCGCAGGTGCAGCCCCATCGCGAAACCGCATTCGTCGGCGAATGGATCACGGTGGCCGTAGCGGTGACTGCTGTCACCCTGCTCAACCGGCTGATCCTTGCGGTGCTGGGGGTTGTACAGCCATCACTGGGGTTGATTCTGATCCAGATGGTGGCAACATTGCTGATATATCCGCTGGTCGCTGTTACCAGCCAAAGCCTGCTTGGGGTGCGCAAGCTCTCCCCCGCCGAGGCAGAAGCCCTGGGAAGCCGCTGA